Within Desulfobacter sp., the genomic segment CAAGGATTTAATTTCAGGGTAGTGCATTAAATTGATTTTCATAAATTCATTATAATAATCGAAAACGATATTAAAATTTTTTTCTTTAATCATTCCTCCAGTGTCCATGGAATGGATAATTTTACTGTTATTTAAGTCGCTTAATTCTTTTAGTTTTGGTGAAATGTATTCTCGCAATGAATTAGGGGAAAGTGAAGATTGAAGACAATTTTTGCAGCCGTTGAACAATTCAACAGCGGATCTATTATCGATATTGCTTTCAATTATGTTTTTTGACCATGTATTAAAATATGCCTTATCAGCACTTCTTACATTTAATCCTATGTTTTGTATTAACTGCCTCTTTCCTATCAGATCCATCGTTTGTGGTTTATCTTTGTCCTGCTTATATCTTTCTATGCTTACACTTGCCTGGTGCATGGGCATTAATATAGCTTTAATAGGCAAAATTGGTTTTCCGCTTTTCGATAGGAACGCCCCTGCTTTCGTGAGCCATTGATTTGGTGCAATGAATTCGTACTTCATAACAGAACCTTTCCACTTGAAAATGAGCAGCATTCGACAATTAATCCAATTAGATGATGAATTATATCAACTGCTTAATTTAAAAGTCAATCCTGAATATGGTTTCCTATTCATAAAAACTGTGAATTCGCACAATTTGCTACCAGTTTAATCTTGATCTAGATGATTCAGCCTCAATACTGTTGATCTTATAAAATCTTTCATCATTACCTGGATATCATGATTTTTCTGTGGCGTTAATTTCTCTGTGCGACTTAAATCGGGCACACTCCGGCCCATACTATTCAACCGTTCTATCACCTTTAACCTTTTGAGGATGCCTGTACGAACTTCTTTTTGTATATTGCTCTTCCATCATCTGTATACAGCGATCATTGATGTCATCTATAGAAATATCAGTTTTACCGTTAACAACATCAGCAATAATTTCGTGGAGATTCTCATTGCCATTGAATTCAAGATCTTGAGCGTGCTCTTTACTTTAATGGCTTGTTTCAAATCCTTTGGAAAGGTGGCGCAGACAAAGCCCGTTTACTGTCGACATAACCAGGATCATAATTTTTTTGAAGTACCCTAAAAACATCTTTTTTAATGTTCTATTGCATTACAAGACTTGTTTTAAAATCAAGTTTAATCTCCCAATTGTCTGAACTATCTTCTGGTGGCAGTTGAGTCATTGGAAAAAACAGATAGCGGCTCACCTTAATTTTATAGCAACGTGAAAAATTCTTTGGGATAAAAAAACAGCGATGTAACAACGGTTAAACAATTTTTATTTTATACATTTTCTTCTATAATCTCAAAAACTTCACTTTTGAGTTAAGACAATTTTACAGAAAATAATGGTTATTTTTATACAATAGAATTTTCTTTTCTACTTCCTTGAGTCGATATCGCCTTCCATGTTTATTTCTTTTGATATCCTCTTTTATTTCCTTCAACCATTTTTGCAATTTTGGGTAAGAATTTATTTCATTGGCAATGGCTATGGGTTTCTTGACCCCTGAATAATATTCTGAAGCAATATTCAAAACCTTTTTTCTGTCTATTGCTGGAATCTTGAAATATCTTTTGAACAGAATCCGATAATGTTCTTTGGCTGATTTTAGATCGTGGATATCGTTAATTTTGAGGACTCGTTTAACATTGGCTGTACCAGATATGGTGAATTCTACTCTGAAGCAGGGTTTATAGATTTTATCTCGCTGTAATATTTTGCTGTCCGATACATAGGATTTGTTAAAATTATTGGATGTCTTCCCTTTTTCCTTTGCCAGATAGGTTGTATGGGAATCAGAAATTTCTATTTTGTATGTAAAACCTTTGTCCCTGCTCCATTTCCTGTATATTTTCCCGTCAAATCTTCTTTGTAGTTCCCGGGCATATAGTAATGATAGTATGATTGGAAAATATTCACAGGAGATTTCTATTTTTGTGAGATAGCCTTCCAGTCCATTTTCTTTAAGGGTTTCCTTTAGAATCCTTATGAATTTTTCATTGCAGACAGTGGCAACAATTTTGGATTTATAACCGGCCAATCTTCCTTTGTGGCTTGCCGGATGAATCATTTTTCCATATCTTGAAGGCTGACCGTTTTCCATCAACTTATCCAAAGGCAGGATTTCAATTAATTCTTCCTCCGAAATCTTGAAATTAACTGTTACTACGTCAAAATAGTACAGCTTACTTTTTATGATTTTTCCTTTGATTCGTTCCACTTTCTACTCCATCTGTGGTTGTGGTCATGGCAGTGGGTTTTTTTGCTATTTCGCTGATTCTAAAAAAGTCATCATATAGATAGTTTCTGCGTGCATGATGCAAAAAGACATATCATCGTATCTTGTCATCAGCGGAATTTGATTTCCACGCACATATCGTTGAGTTTTTGATACACAGAAAGCAATCTGATCCATCTGAATAATTAGAAAACTGTTTTCTGTGTATCAATCCCGTCTATCCGGCGGTTTTCACAAGATTGTCTTTCATGAATTTTTTTAGCTCAGGGACCGGATATGAAATCTTCTTTCCCCCCAGCTTGCTATAGGCTGGACCTGTACCCTGTCCCCTCATTTTTCGTAGAAGAGCCTCTGAGCATCCCAGAAATTTAGCAGCATCATTCGTATTCAACCCGAATGGAGACAATGATTTTTTAACTTTTTTCATAATAAACCTCCCAATTCAAATGATATTATGAAATTTTTCTAAGATTGATTTCAGGGTTAATGGTGCAACATATTCTGCGCTTTTTTCCCAGCTTAAATTGAACTTGTTACCAAGTCTGGCTTGTTGATTATTTCTCTTTGCTTTTTCTTTTCTTTGTTCAAGGATTAGTCCATACATCTCTTTTTGTAGACACCCGCAT encodes:
- a CDS encoding helix-turn-helix domain-containing protein encodes the protein MKKVKKSLSPFGLNTNDAAKFLGCSEALLRKMRGQGTGPAYSKLGGKKISYPVPELKKFMKDNLVKTAG